Proteins encoded in a region of the Populus alba chromosome 13, ASM523922v2, whole genome shotgun sequence genome:
- the LOC118035499 gene encoding tRNA nucleotidyltransferase cca2 isoform X2 yields the protein MRAFLNTVKLDPLRLFFSPRLLNRRKTNFVSLPSFSYPSKTLNQIQTPGVFYCKEMTTVSSEAAARAVIEVKDKIELNEVEKQIFDRLVNTLRHFNLNTELRVAGGWVRDKLLGKECYDIDIAIDNMLGSEFVDKVREYLLSTGEEAHGVGVIPRNPDQSKHLETARMRLLDLWIDFVNLRSEDYSENSRIPTMTFGTAKEDAYRRDLTINSLFYNINTGSVEDLTGRGIEDLKSGKIVTPLPPKETFLDDPLRVLRAIRFGARFGFVLEEELTKAAACDDVKNALKAKISKERIGTEIDLMISGNQPVKAMTYIADLTLFWVVFNLHPKVEPTVSEECQGLCVAYLDAAWNLIHLIGGSSFTVPVVNYIFRDSLKQKASDPETVIKIHRSLEKFLTLIPSLTSNDDTQPAEVDMGMELFDVPITSKLRVATGFLLREVKEFWRVGLLISTMLYPSDMDSTQDFLEKKFELDRRKDLFKAAEDAIVNLGLEKVWDLKPLVNGKDIMTVLQLKSGGPVVKEWQQKLSAWQFAHPAGTVEECLDWMKETHLKRAKME from the exons ATGAGAGCATTTCTCAACACTGTAAAACTCGACCCCCTCCGTCTTTTCTTCTCCCCACGCCTCCTCAACAGACGCAAAACAAATTTCGTCTCTCTTCCAAGCTTTTCCTACCCAAGTAAAACcctaaatcaaattcaaactccTGGGGTTTTTTATTGTAAGGAAATGACGACAGTGTCATCAGAAGCTGCAGCAAGAGCAGTGATTGAAGTGAAAGACAAGATTGAACTGAATGAGGTTGAAAAGCAGATTTTTGACCGCTTAGTCAACACTCTTCGCCATTTCAATCTCAATACTGAGCTCCGTGTAGCTGGGGGTTGGGTTCGTGATAAG CTTCTAGGCAAAGAATGTTATGACATCGACATTGCTATCGACAATATGTTGGGCAGCGAATTTGTTGATAAGGTTAGGGAATACTTGTTATCTACCGGGGAAGAGGCTCATGGAGTTGGGGTTATTCCACG CAATCCTGACCAGTCTAAACACTTGGAAACTGCAAGGATGCGTCTTCTTGATTTATGGATTGATTTTGTAAACTTAAGGAGTGAAGACTACAGTGAGAACAGCCGCATTCCTACGATG ACATTTGGCACAGCAAAAGAAGACGCATATAGAAGGGATTTAACCATCAAcag CTTGTTCTACAATATCAATACCGGTTCTGTTGAAGACCTAACTGGAAGAG GCATTGAAGATCTAAAATCTGGAAAAATAGTAACTCCTTTACCTCCAAAAGAGACCTTTTTGGATGACCCACTTCGAGTTCTGAGAGCTATTCGGTTTG GTGCAAGATTTGGATTTGTACTTGAAGAAGAGCTTACAAAAGCTGCTGCCTGTGATGATGTGAAAAACGCTCTCAAAGCAAAAATCAGCAAAGAGCGTATTGGAACTGAA ATTGATCTCATGATCTCTGGCAATCAACCTGTTAAAGCTATGACCTATATTGCTGATCTGACATTATTTTGGGTTGTCTTCAATCTTCACCCAAAGGTTGAGCCGACAGTATCAGAAGAATGTCAGGG GCTCTGTGTTGCTTACCTGGATGCTGCGTGGAACCTTATTCATTTAATTGGAGGTTCCTCCTTCACT GTGCCTGTTGTCAACTATATATTCAGAGACTCTCTGAAGCAAAAAGCCAGTGATCCTGAAACA GTTATCAAGATACACCGGTCATTAGAGAAATTCTTGACCTTGATTCCTTCGCTTACATCTAATGACGATACACAGCCTGCTGAAGTGGATATGGGCATGGAACTTTTTGATGTACCTATAACATCAAAACTCCGAGTAGCAACAG GATTTCTACTACGGGAAGTTAAGGAATTTTGGCGAGTTGGTTTGTTGATATCAACAATGTTATATCCTTCTGACATGGACTCCACTCAAGactttttagaaaagaaatttgaaCTTGACAGGAGAAAGGACTTATTTAAAGCAGCCGAAGATGCCATTGTTAATCTAG GTCTTGAAAAAGTGTGGGATTTAAAGCCATTGGTTAATGGGAAGGATATCATGACTGTTTTGCAGCTTAAATCCGGAGGACCGGTTGTTAAGGAATGG CAACAAAAACTGTCCGCATGGCAGTTCGCTCATCCTGCCGGGACCGTGGAGGAATGCCTTGATTGGATGAAGGAAACACATTTGAAGCGTGCAAAGATGGAGTAA
- the LOC118035499 gene encoding tRNA nucleotidyltransferase cca2 isoform X1: MRAFLNTVKLDPLRLFFSPRLLNRRKTNFVSLPSFSYPSKTLNQIQTPGVFYCKEMTTVSSEAAARAVIEVKDKIELNEVEKQIFDRLVNTLRHFNLNTELRVAGGWVRDKLLGKECYDIDIAIDNMLGSEFVDKVREYLLSTGEEAHGVGVIPRNPDQSKHLETARMRLLDLWIDFVNLRSEDYSENSRIPTMTFGTAKEDAYRRDLTINSLFYNINTGSVEDLTGRGIEDLKSGKIVTPLPPKETFLDDPLRVLRAIRFGARFGFVLEEELTKAAACDDVKNALKAKISKERIGTEIDLMISGNQPVKAMTYIADLTLFWVVFNLHPKVEPTVSEECQGLCVAYLDAAWNLIHLIGGSSFTGEQRRLCLYAALFLPFRNTIYKDEKGKKVPVVNYIFRDSLKQKASDPETVIKIHRSLEKFLTLIPSLTSNDDTQPAEVDMGMELFDVPITSKLRVATGFLLREVKEFWRVGLLISTMLYPSDMDSTQDFLEKKFELDRRKDLFKAAEDAIVNLGLEKVWDLKPLVNGKDIMTVLQLKSGGPVVKEWQQKLSAWQFAHPAGTVEECLDWMKETHLKRAKME, encoded by the exons ATGAGAGCATTTCTCAACACTGTAAAACTCGACCCCCTCCGTCTTTTCTTCTCCCCACGCCTCCTCAACAGACGCAAAACAAATTTCGTCTCTCTTCCAAGCTTTTCCTACCCAAGTAAAACcctaaatcaaattcaaactccTGGGGTTTTTTATTGTAAGGAAATGACGACAGTGTCATCAGAAGCTGCAGCAAGAGCAGTGATTGAAGTGAAAGACAAGATTGAACTGAATGAGGTTGAAAAGCAGATTTTTGACCGCTTAGTCAACACTCTTCGCCATTTCAATCTCAATACTGAGCTCCGTGTAGCTGGGGGTTGGGTTCGTGATAAG CTTCTAGGCAAAGAATGTTATGACATCGACATTGCTATCGACAATATGTTGGGCAGCGAATTTGTTGATAAGGTTAGGGAATACTTGTTATCTACCGGGGAAGAGGCTCATGGAGTTGGGGTTATTCCACG CAATCCTGACCAGTCTAAACACTTGGAAACTGCAAGGATGCGTCTTCTTGATTTATGGATTGATTTTGTAAACTTAAGGAGTGAAGACTACAGTGAGAACAGCCGCATTCCTACGATG ACATTTGGCACAGCAAAAGAAGACGCATATAGAAGGGATTTAACCATCAAcag CTTGTTCTACAATATCAATACCGGTTCTGTTGAAGACCTAACTGGAAGAG GCATTGAAGATCTAAAATCTGGAAAAATAGTAACTCCTTTACCTCCAAAAGAGACCTTTTTGGATGACCCACTTCGAGTTCTGAGAGCTATTCGGTTTG GTGCAAGATTTGGATTTGTACTTGAAGAAGAGCTTACAAAAGCTGCTGCCTGTGATGATGTGAAAAACGCTCTCAAAGCAAAAATCAGCAAAGAGCGTATTGGAACTGAA ATTGATCTCATGATCTCTGGCAATCAACCTGTTAAAGCTATGACCTATATTGCTGATCTGACATTATTTTGGGTTGTCTTCAATCTTCACCCAAAGGTTGAGCCGACAGTATCAGAAGAATGTCAGGG GCTCTGTGTTGCTTACCTGGATGCTGCGTGGAACCTTATTCATTTAATTGGAGGTTCCTCCTTCACT GGTGAACAAAGAAGGCTTTGTTTGTATGCTGCTTTATTTCTTCCATTCAGAAACACCATATACAAGGATGAAAAGGGTAAAAAG GTGCCTGTTGTCAACTATATATTCAGAGACTCTCTGAAGCAAAAAGCCAGTGATCCTGAAACA GTTATCAAGATACACCGGTCATTAGAGAAATTCTTGACCTTGATTCCTTCGCTTACATCTAATGACGATACACAGCCTGCTGAAGTGGATATGGGCATGGAACTTTTTGATGTACCTATAACATCAAAACTCCGAGTAGCAACAG GATTTCTACTACGGGAAGTTAAGGAATTTTGGCGAGTTGGTTTGTTGATATCAACAATGTTATATCCTTCTGACATGGACTCCACTCAAGactttttagaaaagaaatttgaaCTTGACAGGAGAAAGGACTTATTTAAAGCAGCCGAAGATGCCATTGTTAATCTAG GTCTTGAAAAAGTGTGGGATTTAAAGCCATTGGTTAATGGGAAGGATATCATGACTGTTTTGCAGCTTAAATCCGGAGGACCGGTTGTTAAGGAATGG CAACAAAAACTGTCCGCATGGCAGTTCGCTCATCCTGCCGGGACCGTGGAGGAATGCCTTGATTGGATGAAGGAAACACATTTGAAGCGTGCAAAGATGGAGTAA
- the LOC118035500 gene encoding alpha-(1,4)-fucosyltransferase-like, translated as MLLFTVIILFFSGFLEFPSITTSITSPIKDSNFPIKTAPDPFTDLFIAFKKWDSQVVNGDGGCSELKMQHVSVLVKWWTWIPSNLDNLYSCRCWLSCLWTKSSVLADKPDALLFETAPPPFQFKEVSSRLGDLDDVSWIKEKNYFDKLTKHECCSWQCFGILTSVYKNSRIAITLAVVNKEKEMITLARRNGDPLHVYMDLEAGRKRSGHEDLFISYHAEDDVQSTYAGDTLVYWSSSRCLADRNQLAKSLLSLLPHHSFGKCLNNVGGLDMALSFYPECANDASVKPKWWDHLHCAMSHYKFVLAIENTWTESYVTEKLFYALDSGAVPIYFGAPNVLDFVPPHSIIDGTKFSSKEELASYLKNLANDPVAYGEYHAWRRCGVLGNYGKTRAASLDTLPCRLCEAVSRKGGREARA; from the exons ATGCTGCTCTTTACAGtcataatccttttcttttctggtttcCTTGAATTTCCATCCATTACAACCTCGATTACCTCGCCTATTAAAGACTCAAACTTTCCTATCAAAACAGCACCAGATCCTTTCACTGACTTGTTCATTGCTTTCAAGAAATGGGATTCTCAA GTTGTTAATGGTGATGGGGGGTGCAGTGAGTTGAAGATGCAGCATGTCAGTGTTTTGGTTAAATGGTGGACTTGGATTCCTAGCAATTTGGATAATTTGTACTCTTGTCGTTGTTGGTTGAGTTGTTTGTGGACTAAGTCTTCTGTTCTTGCTGACAAGCCTGATGCTTTGTTGTTTGAAACAGCTCCTCCTCCATTTCAG TTTAAGGAGGTCAGTTCTAGGTTAGGTGATTTGGATGATGTTTCATGGATTAAGGAG AAGAACTATTTTGACAAATTGACCAAGCATGAGTGCTGCAGCTGGCAGTGCTTTGGAATCTTGACATCTGTGTATAAAAACAGTAGAATTGCAATAACTCTGGCAGTAGTCAACAAGGAGAAAGAGATGATCACTCTTGCT AGGCGCAATGGTGATCCACTTCATGTCTATATGGATCTTGAGGCTGGCAGGAAACGTTCAGGTCACGAGGATTTATTTATTAGCTATCATGCGGAGGATGATGTCCAGTCAACATATGCTGGT GATACACTAGTTTATTGGTCTTCATCACGCTGTCTTGCCGATAGAAACCAGCTGGCTAAGAGTCTCCTCAGCTTGCTGCCTCACCATTCCTTTGGCAAGTGCTTGAACAATGTTGGCGGGCTAGACATGGCCCTTTCTTTCTATCCTGAGTGTGCCAATGATGCCAGTGTCAAACCAAAATGGTGGGATCATCTACATTGTGCCATGTCTCATTATAAATTTGTCCTTGCCATTGAAAACACCTGGACAGAGAGTTACGTGACAGAAAAGCTATTTTATGCTTTAGATTCCGGTGCAGTTCCAATATATTTTGGTGCACCCAATGTTTTGGACTTTGTTCCTCCACATTCAATAATAGATGGGACCAAATTTAGCTCCAAGGAGGAATTGGCTTCTTATCTCAAGAACCTAGCTAATGACCCTGTAGCCTATGGTGAATACCATGCATGGAGAAGATGTGGTGTATTGGGTAATTATGGGAAGACCCGTGCTGCGAGCCTCGACACGTTGCCTTGCCGATTGTGCGAGGCTGTTAGCAGGAAAGGAGGGAGAGAGGCTAGAGCTTAG